Proteins encoded by one window of Candidatus Micrarchaeia archaeon:
- a CDS encoding terminase family protein: MSVIAANEVNIRFGVPNEKQMLFMKEKHRIVIFGGARGGGKELHVDTPIPTPDGWVRMGDISPGMEVFGMDGKPYKVLEVSQINEHKAWKFVFDDGSELVSNDEHLWLTYDKSDRVNLVKRTDEYREKRRASRPSRGTGKRPDLAEENATRAYPYLPLPTGSVKTTAEIVATLKVQNGREVNHSIPACAPLQTPQRELPLDPYLLGLWLGDGTGVSGSFTTADGLHRAFEDSGFEVRKWKAKYTYNIIGLVGILRKMGVLGNKHIPDEYLWASPEQRLALIQGMMDTDGNCNKDGGCEFTNTNKALIEGMAHLVKSIGIKCTITEGRATLYGRDCGPKYRIIFMANCAIFRCQRKAERLVMATRFTTKHRYIIEAVDVGVAPMRCITIDSPDHLYLAGNSFIPTHNSWSVRTKAIRLCLKYPGIRVLIVRQSYPELTRNHITQLRRKCYKIAKYSDKEKIMTFFNGSTISFMYCANDADLDPMQGAEYDIEFIDEGTLLTEYQIKALMATNRGVNSFPHRFYITCNPGGQGHGYIKRLIEGRFEGKEDPADYVFIPSRVTDNLVLMRKDPDYIKYLEALPPKIREAWLNGNWDVYLGQFFESFKNIPEQYASRQWTHVIEPFDMSKGEPATWTIYRAHDWGSNAPSATIWFAVDRDGTLYAIMELYTWTGEPNVGIRWTDHQLYGKIHEIETTHPWLKGRHIIGVADPAIWAKKDGTGISTQEVAASYGVHFQKADNNRIPGWMQCQYRLHFNEEGYPGLYIFKNCQNLIRTIPLQMYDLHSVEDLDSDLEDHLADALRYMCMTRPMKPAAIINEKPLLFDPLNQYTRNNPTRRGV, translated from the coding sequence TTGAGTGTTATAGCCGCAAACGAAGTGAATATCCGGTTTGGAGTGCCTAACGAGAAGCAGATGCTTTTCATGAAAGAGAAGCACCGCATTGTCATATTTGGCGGCGCAAGAGGTGGGGGGAAAGAGCTTCACGTGGACACGCCTATTCCTACACCTGATGGGTGGGTGAGGATGGGCGATATATCTCCGGGCATGGAAGTGTTTGGCATGGACGGGAAGCCATACAAAGTGCTTGAAGTGAGCCAGATAAACGAACACAAGGCGTGGAAGTTTGTGTTTGACGATGGAAGCGAGCTTGTCAGCAATGATGAGCATTTATGGCTGACATACGACAAGAGCGACAGGGTAAACCTTGTCAAGCGAACGGATGAATACAGGGAGAAACGCAGAGCAAGCAGGCCGTCAAGGGGAACGGGCAAAAGGCCAGACCTGGCAGAGGAAAACGCAACCCGGGCATATCCCTATTTGCCTTTACCGACAGGAAGTGTTAAAACAACCGCCGAGATAGTTGCAACTCTGAAAGTGCAAAACGGAAGAGAAGTGAACCATTCTATTCCGGCGTGCGCCCCCCTTCAAACACCACAAAGGGAGCTGCCGCTTGACCCGTATTTGCTTGGTTTATGGCTGGGAGACGGAACGGGCGTTTCTGGCAGTTTCACAACCGCAGACGGATTACATAGAGCCTTTGAGGACAGCGGGTTTGAAGTGCGAAAGTGGAAGGCCAAGTACACATACAACATAATCGGGCTGGTTGGGATACTGCGTAAAATGGGCGTATTGGGCAACAAGCATATACCAGATGAATACCTATGGGCTTCACCGGAACAGCGCTTAGCGCTTATTCAAGGGATGATGGATACAGACGGAAACTGCAACAAAGACGGTGGCTGCGAGTTTACAAACACAAACAAAGCGCTGATAGAAGGGATGGCACACCTTGTTAAGTCAATAGGTATTAAATGCACGATAACAGAGGGCCGGGCAACGCTGTACGGAAGAGATTGCGGCCCAAAATATAGAATCATTTTTATGGCAAATTGCGCTATATTCCGTTGTCAACGCAAAGCAGAGCGTCTTGTAATGGCTACAAGGTTCACCACAAAGCATAGGTATATCATTGAGGCTGTTGATGTTGGGGTAGCACCGATGCGATGCATAACAATAGATTCTCCCGACCATCTATATTTGGCGGGCAATAGCTTCATACCTACGCACAATAGTTGGAGCGTAAGGACAAAGGCAATACGCCTTTGCCTGAAGTATCCCGGTATCCGTGTGCTGATTGTACGCCAGAGCTATCCGGAGCTGACAAGGAATCACATTACCCAGCTGCGCCGGAAGTGCTACAAGATAGCCAAGTACAGCGACAAAGAAAAGATAATGACCTTCTTCAACGGCAGCACTATCAGCTTTATGTATTGCGCCAACGATGCGGATTTAGACCCCATGCAGGGCGCAGAGTATGACATTGAGTTCATTGACGAAGGCACATTGCTCACGGAGTATCAAATCAAGGCGCTCATGGCCACCAATCGCGGCGTAAACAGCTTTCCGCATAGATTCTATATCACCTGTAACCCAGGCGGTCAGGGGCATGGCTATATCAAGCGGCTCATAGAGGGCCGTTTTGAGGGCAAGGAGGACCCTGCTGACTATGTATTCATCCCATCAAGGGTAACGGACAACCTGGTGCTGATGCGCAAGGACCCGGATTACATCAAGTACCTGGAAGCGCTGCCGCCCAAGATTAGGGAAGCCTGGCTCAATGGGAATTGGGATGTGTACCTGGGCCAATTTTTTGAATCCTTCAAGAACATCCCCGAACAGTACGCCAGCCGGCAATGGACGCACGTTATTGAGCCGTTTGACATGAGCAAAGGGGAGCCGGCCACCTGGACCATCTACAGGGCGCACGATTGGGGGAGCAATGCGCCCAGCGCTACGATATGGTTTGCCGTTGACCGTGATGGGACGCTATACGCCATCATGGAGCTTTATACCTGGACAGGCGAACCCAACGTAGGCATCAGGTGGACGGACCACCAGCTCTACGGCAAGATACACGAAATTGAAACCACGCATCCCTGGCTGAAAGGCAGACATATCATTGGCGTGGCAGACCCGGCGATATGGGCCAAGAAGGACGGTACAGGCATATCCACCCAGGAAGTAGCCGCCAGTTACGGCGTACACTTCCAAAAGGCAGACAACAACCGCATACCCGGCTGGATGCAATGCCAGTACAGGCTTCACTTCAACGAGGAAGGATACCCTGGCCTGTATATTTTCAAGAATTGCCAGAACCTTATCAGGACCATTCCCCTGCAGATGTATGACCTGCATTCTGTTGAGGACCTTGACAGCGATTTAGAGGACCATTTGGCTGATGCGCTGCGCTATATGTGCATGACGCGCCCGATGAAGCCTGCAGCGATAATCAACGAGAAGCCTTTACTGTTCGACCCGCTGAACCAGTACACACGCAACAATCCAACAAGGAGAGGGGTATAG
- a CDS encoding helix-turn-helix domain-containing protein: MAKYDYWLSEDGLLCIKAWARDGIIDKNIAQKCGVAYSTFRFWKEKFPALSAALKEGKQVVDILVENALLKRALGYEYEETWRERVVTGFDHKTKKEKWEIVVTKVITKLVIPDVTAQIYWLKNRKRDMWKDSHDKVEIERERVEIEKKRLDMDAQQHNEGPKTINIIVDPDAEDWGD, from the coding sequence ATGGCTAAATATGATTACTGGCTGTCAGAAGATGGTCTTTTGTGCATAAAGGCGTGGGCGAGAGATGGAATTATAGACAAGAACATCGCCCAAAAATGCGGTGTTGCTTATTCAACGTTTCGATTTTGGAAAGAGAAATTTCCGGCGTTATCGGCGGCCCTAAAAGAAGGCAAGCAGGTTGTTGATATTCTGGTTGAAAATGCTTTGCTCAAACGCGCATTGGGCTATGAATATGAGGAAACATGGCGTGAAAGAGTTGTGACCGGCTTTGACCATAAGACAAAGAAAGAGAAATGGGAAATTGTTGTAACGAAGGTTATTACAAAGCTGGTTATCCCTGATGTTACGGCTCAAATCTACTGGCTGAAGAACCGGAAACGCGATATGTGGAAAGATTCACATGACAAGGTAGAGATAGAGAGAGAGCGCGTTGAGATAGAGAAGAAGCGCCTGGATATGGACGCACAGCAGCACAACGAGGGGCCAAAGACCATCAACATCATTGTGGACCCGGATGCGGAGGATTGGGGCGATTGA
- a CDS encoding NUMOD3 domain-containing DNA-binding protein, translated as MKKSDSGQPPVREKPGAKGKYERWLTEDGLLLLADGGNYTVYEHVFPNGKKYIGITMQRIQNRWRNGKGYKVNDHLKNAISKHGWESVRHNIVSAGLSKSAAELKEKELIAAHKTNDKRYGYNIQEGGQACDVLSKETREKIRNALKGKCTGADNPFYGRRHTEETKKILSEIRLGTHQTADLIKKRANARKVKVTQLGIDGKLIKVWDSAKDAGDALSISKTVITACCKKQKHRNTAGRYKWEYTNG; from the coding sequence ATGAAGAAATCAGACAGCGGGCAGCCCCCGGTCCGCGAAAAGCCAGGCGCTAAAGGGAAGTATGAACGCTGGTTGACCGAGGACGGGCTACTCTTGCTGGCAGATGGCGGAAATTACACGGTTTATGAGCATGTATTTCCTAACGGGAAGAAGTACATAGGAATAACCATGCAGAGAATTCAGAACAGATGGAGAAACGGGAAAGGCTATAAAGTAAACGACCACTTAAAAAATGCGATAAGCAAACATGGGTGGGAGAGCGTGCGGCACAACATTGTTAGCGCCGGGCTGTCAAAATCAGCCGCAGAGCTAAAAGAAAAAGAGCTTATAGCGGCGCACAAGACAAACGACAAAAGATATGGCTACAACATCCAGGAAGGGGGCCAGGCGTGTGATGTATTAAGCAAAGAAACGAGGGAGAAAATCAGAAATGCTCTCAAAGGGAAATGCACGGGGGCGGATAACCCTTTTTACGGCAGGAGACACACCGAAGAAACAAAGAAAATACTAAGCGAAATTAGGCTTGGAACACACCAAACGGCAGACCTGATAAAGAAAAGGGCTAACGCCCGGAAGGTTAAGGTGACCCAGCTTGGCATTGATGGGAAATTGATAAAGGTATGGGATTCAGCCAAAGATGCCGGGGATGCGTTAAGCATATCGAAAACGGTGATAACGGCGTGTTGCAAAAAGCAGAAGCATCGCAATACAGCGGGGCGCTACAAATGGGAATACACAAATGGCTAA
- a CDS encoding RusA family crossover junction endodeoxyribonuclease produces the protein MAVEGGKLMTYEFTIPGPPCAKQRPRFTGKHTYTPQKTVNYENLIKLCYQGPRFEGAVDMEIAAYFARPKKKLPENALPTKRPDWDNVGKIVSDALNGIAYNDDSQIVHAQVSKFYGSPCVWVKITEVV, from the coding sequence ATGGCGGTTGAAGGAGGGAAGCTCATGACCTACGAATTTACCATCCCCGGCCCTCCATGCGCCAAGCAAAGGCCAAGGTTCACAGGGAAGCATACCTACACGCCACAAAAGACAGTGAACTATGAAAACCTTATCAAACTGTGCTATCAGGGGCCGAGGTTTGAGGGAGCTGTGGATATGGAGATTGCGGCGTACTTTGCAAGACCGAAAAAGAAACTGCCCGAAAATGCGCTGCCGACCAAGCGCCCGGATTGGGACAATGTTGGAAAAATCGTGTCTGATGCGCTGAACGGGATTGCCTACAATGACGATTCACAGATTGTACACGCACAGGTGAGCAAGTTTTACGGCAGCCCGTGTGTGTGGGTAAAAATAACGGAGGTAGTATAG
- a CDS encoding helix-turn-helix transcriptional regulator has protein sequence MNRQEAEAIVKANLTNQIRDNLELNGINGSQLAGLMGVDRFHCSKWISGKIMPSLPAALAMSQNLGVTLDRLVTGHD, from the coding sequence ATGAACCGACAGGAAGCAGAAGCGATTGTCAAGGCGAACCTGACGAACCAAATCAGGGACAACCTGGAACTAAACGGCATAAACGGCTCACAGCTTGCGGGGCTGATGGGGGTAGACAGATTCCATTGCTCAAAGTGGATAAGCGGCAAGATTATGCCTTCCCTGCCTGCGGCCCTGGCGATGTCCCAAAACCTGGGCGTGACACTGGACAGGCTGGTGACGGGGCATGATTGA
- a CDS encoding phage replisome organizer N-terminal domain-containing protein — translation MADVKWIKIAVDIFDDEKILLIEQMPEGYAVVTVWFKLLCLAGKQNNSGVFIINEKIPYTEEMFAAIFRMPLQIVRLALTTFEKFGMVEIINATLTIPKWGKHQSLDKLEQKNEYMRKYMEGYREKQRLITSGKVNSKSNSKANVSSAELELEPEPDKEPEEDKRKRPTPPHRKHGEYGWVRLTDEEHTRLLADLGETELARCIKYLDESAQGNGNKNKWKDWNLKIRQCARGKWGVDGAGPKRKNAFQDYDQGPEQPGMYETGIDLLAEARELKEGTL, via the coding sequence ATGGCAGATGTGAAATGGATTAAGATTGCCGTTGACATTTTCGATGATGAAAAGATTCTGTTGATTGAGCAAATGCCCGAAGGCTATGCGGTTGTAACGGTATGGTTCAAGTTGCTATGCCTTGCCGGGAAACAAAACAATTCAGGAGTGTTCATCATTAACGAAAAGATACCCTATACAGAAGAAATGTTTGCGGCAATTTTCAGAATGCCTTTGCAGATTGTCCGACTTGCGCTTACCACCTTTGAAAAATTCGGCATGGTTGAGATTATCAACGCCACCTTGACTATACCGAAATGGGGCAAACATCAAAGCCTTGATAAACTTGAACAAAAGAATGAATACATGAGGAAATACATGGAGGGATACCGCGAGAAGCAAAGGCTGATAACAAGCGGTAAAGTTAACAGTAAATCTAACAGTAAAGCTAATGTTAGCTCAGCAGAACTAGAACTAGAACCAGAACCAGATAAAGAACCAGAAGAAGATAAACGTAAGAGGCCCACGCCCCCTCACCGTAAACACGGAGAATACGGCTGGGTCAGGTTAACGGACGAGGAACATACCCGCCTGCTGGCAGACCTGGGGGAAACGGAACTGGCGCGCTGCATTAAGTACCTGGACGAATCAGCGCAGGGGAACGGGAACAAGAACAAGTGGAAGGACTGGAACCTGAAGATACGGCAATGCGCCCGGGGCAAGTGGGGCGTTGATGGAGCAGGGCCGAAGCGCAAGAACGCCTTCCAGGACTATGACCAGGGGCCGGAACAGCCGGGGATGTACGAAACCGGCATTGACCTGCTGGCAGAAGCCAGAGAACTGAAGGAGGGAACTCTATGA